The Verrucomicrobiia bacterium sequence GCCGGCCTTCGACGAAATGAAAATCATGATGGTTACCACCGAAACGGAGGTGGAGCAGGTCACCCAGGCCCTCGAGGCCGGTGCCAATGAATACGCCATGAAACCCTTCACCAAAGAAGTCATTCAGGAAAAACTCTCCCTCCTGGGAGTGGCCTGAACCCCGAGGCATTATGGGCAAAATCGGGGTCATGATCGTGGACGACTCCGTCGTGGTCCGCCAGGTGGTCTCCCAGGCCCTCGCCCAGGACCCCGATGTCGAGGTCTTGGGCGTCGCCGCCAATGGCAAAATCGCCCTCGCCCGCCTCCCCCAGCTCAACCCCGACATCGTCATCCTCGACATCGAAATGCCCGAAATGGACGGCCTGACCACCCTGCGCGAAATCCGCAAGCTCTACCCCAAACTGCCCGTAATCATGTTCAGCACCCTCACCGAATTCGGCGCCAGCGCCACCGTCCAGGCGCTCACCCTCGGGGCCAATGATTACGTCCACAAACCCAGCGGCGCTGAGACCATCTCCGAGGGCCTCCGCCAGGCCCGCGAAGCCATCGTCCCCAAACTCAAGGCCCTCGTCCCCGCCCGCCGTGCCGCGGCGGCGCCCGCGGCTGCCACCCCGGCCCCCGCGCTGCCCATGAATCTCAGTTCCCTCGCCGGCTCGCAGGGCCATAAGGTCGAAGCCTTGGTCATCGGCGCCTCCACCGGCGGCCCCAACGCCTTGGCCGTCTTGCTTGGCGGCCTGCCCCGCAACCTCCCCGTCCCGTTGCTCATCGTTCAACACATGCCCCCCATGTTCACCCGCATGCTCGCCACCCACCTGACCGCCCATTGCGGCATCCCGGTGGCTGAGGCGGGCGAGGGCGCCCCAGTGCAGGCAGGGCATGGTTTGGTGGCCCCCGGCAATTACCACCTCACCCTCGCCCGGCACAACGGCGATGTCGTCGCCCACTTAAACCAGGACCCCCCCGAAAACTCCTGCCGCCCCTCCGTGGACGTGTTATTCCGCGCCGCCGCCGCCGTCTATGGCCGCGGCACCCTCGCCGTGGTCCTCACCGGCATGGGCCAGGACGGTCTGCGCGGCGGACGCGAAATCCGCGAAGCCGGCGGCACCGTCCTCGCCCAGGACGAAGCCAGCAGTGTCGTCTGGGGCATGCCCGGCGCCGTGGTCAAGGCCGGCGTCGCCGAAGCTGTCCGCCCCTTGGACGAGCTGGCGCTCCTTATCACCCAAAAACTGCAAGTAGGGCGGACGGCCTGGCAGCCTCAACACCTAACCCCTGCCGCCAGAACGGCGGCGGTTGTCTAAGCCATGCCCATCACGGCAGATGAATTCAATTATGTGCGCACCCTGTTGCGCGACCAGGCGGCCATCATCATCGAGCCGGGCAAGGAATACCTCGTCGAAAGCCGCCTCGCCCCCCTGGCCCAGCGCATGGGCCTGCCGGGCGTCAATCACCTCATTGCCAAACTGCGCTCCGAGTCCGTCAATGGCGCCCATCACAAGGCGGTCGAAGCCCTCACCATCGGCGAAACCCTCTTCTTCCGCGACCTCCACCCCTTCGAGGCCCTCCGCAAGCAATTATTGCCCGAACTCATCCAAAAACGCCAGACCATCCGCACCCTGCGCATCTGGTGTGGCGCCTGCTCCACCGGCCAGGAGCCTTACAGCGTGGCCCTCACCCTCCGCGAGTATTTCCCCCAGCTCAAAGACTGGCAGATCCGCATCCTCGCCACCGACATCAACACCGAAAGCCTCGACCGCGCCCGCGCCGGCATCTATTCCCAGCTCGAAGTCAACCGCGGCATGCCCGCCATGTTGCTCGTCAAACACTTCAAAAAGCTCCCCGACCAAAACTGGCAGATCAATCCCGACATCCGCGCCCTCGTGGATTTCCAGGAACTGAATCTGGCCCGCCCCTTGCCGCCTTCCCCCCTC is a genomic window containing:
- a CDS encoding protein-glutamate O-methyltransferase CheR, translated to MPITADEFNYVRTLLRDQAAIIIEPGKEYLVESRLAPLAQRMGLPGVNHLIAKLRSESVNGAHHKAVEALTIGETLFFRDLHPFEALRKQLLPELIQKRQTIRTLRIWCGACSTGQEPYSVALTLREYFPQLKDWQIRILATDINTESLDRARAGIYSQLEVNRGMPAMLLVKHFKKLPDQNWQINPDIRALVDFQELNLARPLPPSPLFDLIFLRNVLIYFDTDTKRAILNGVRARLAPDGYFFLGSSETTLYVDEAFESVNLGKTVAYRKKA
- a CDS encoding chemotaxis response regulator protein-glutamate methylesterase, coding for MIVDDSVVVRQVVSQALAQDPDVEVLGVAANGKIALARLPQLNPDIVILDIEMPEMDGLTTLREIRKLYPKLPVIMFSTLTEFGASATVQALTLGANDYVHKPSGAETISEGLRQAREAIVPKLKALVPARRAAAAPAAATPAPALPMNLSSLAGSQGHKVEALVIGASTGGPNALAVLLGGLPRNLPVPLLIVQHMPPMFTRMLATHLTAHCGIPVAEAGEGAPVQAGHGLVAPGNYHLTLARHNGDVVAHLNQDPPENSCRPSVDVLFRAAAAVYGRGTLAVVLTGMGQDGLRGGREIREAGGTVLAQDEASSVVWGMPGAVVKAGVAEAVRPLDELALLITQKLQVGRTAWQPQHLTPAARTAAVV